From Nitrospirota bacterium, the proteins below share one genomic window:
- the sppA gene encoding signal peptide peptidase SppA — MTDDAAEKPTPRRRPLRLLFWVIVIGLGLTVLSSLLFPDLDFSLEDRIALIRVEGVILDAQPTVGELKKFGDSPSVKAIVLRIDSPGGGVVPSQEIYDAVKRVRNKSNKAVVASMGTVAASGGYYIASATDRIMANPGTLTGSIGVIMEMANLEGLLKKIGVEGVVVKSGRFKDIGSPLRKMSDEDRQLLQAVMDDVHQQFIQAVAEGRSLDIAEVQPLADGRIFTGRQAKEAKLVDELGDLDDAIRLAADLAGIEGEPRVVEPRRRFSIRELLESRLFGALPKIDWQTGVSLKYLMAF; from the coding sequence ATGACCGATGACGCTGCTGAAAAGCCGACCCCCCGGCGCCGACCCTTGCGGCTGCTCTTCTGGGTGATCGTGATCGGTCTGGGGTTGACCGTCCTGAGCAGCCTTCTCTTCCCCGACCTGGATTTCTCCCTAGAGGACCGGATCGCTCTGATTCGGGTGGAAGGGGTGATCCTGGACGCTCAGCCCACCGTCGGGGAACTCAAGAAATTCGGGGACAGCCCGTCCGTCAAGGCGATAGTCCTGCGTATCGACAGCCCCGGCGGCGGCGTCGTGCCTTCCCAAGAAATCTACGACGCGGTTAAACGGGTGCGGAACAAGAGCAACAAGGCCGTCGTGGCTTCCATGGGGACCGTCGCGGCCTCCGGCGGCTATTACATCGCCTCCGCGACCGATCGGATCATGGCCAACCCCGGTACGCTGACCGGCAGCATCGGCGTGATCATGGAGATGGCCAATTTAGAAGGGCTGTTGAAGAAAATCGGGGTCGAGGGCGTCGTGGTCAAGAGCGGCCGGTTCAAGGACATCGGGTCTCCGCTCCGGAAAATGAGCGACGAAGACCGGCAACTGCTTCAGGCCGTCATGGACGACGTCCACCAGCAGTTCATTCAAGCGGTGGCCGAGGGCCGTTCGCTGGATATCGCGGAGGTCCAACCCTTGGCGGACGGACGGATCTTTACCGGACGCCAGGCCAAGGAGGCGAAACTGGTCGACGAGTTGGGCGATCTGGATGATGCGATCCGGCTTGCCGCCGATCTGGCGGGAATCGAGGGCGAGCCCCGGGTGGTTGAACCCCGGCGCCGGTTCTCGATCCGGGAGCTGCTCGAATCACGGCTGTTCGGCGCTCTTCCGAAGATCGATTGGCAGACCGGGGTCAGCCTGAAATATCTGATGGCGTTCTAG
- a CDS encoding 30S ribosomal protein S1, which translates to MDTVSKPSEERLDRTALAALYEETFRNFEEGTIIEGRVVAISKDKVVVDIGYKSEGMIPTDQFSSEELATLKVGDRLQVYIEEREDAEGNLVLSKEKADKMKIWEELERLYKEEKSVEGKIISRIKGGMMVDIGVKAFLPGSQIDLHPVRDLDSLIGKTFPLKIIKINHRRGNVVVSRRVLLEETRDKKRQTTLSTLKEGQLIQGTVKNITDYGAFIDLGGIDGLLHITDMSWGRVGHPSELFVVGDKVEVTVLKYDRETGRISLGLKQKSADPWTNVAAKYPVGSRVRGKVVSLTDYGAFVELEPGVEGLVHVSEMSWTHEVRHPSRVVSVGDQVEAAVLNVDPANRKISLGMKQTAPNPWDMVEAKYPPGTRIEGKVKSLTDFGAFIGLEEGIDGLIHISDMSWTKHIKHPSELFKKGQKVEAVVLRIDKEKERLSLGYKQLTRDPWELDIPGRYRVGDSATGKVTKVADFGIFVELEGGVEGLIHISEAALEPQTRLEDKFKLQDEITAKIIKVDRDERKIALSLRDHQLDTERKQVDEFHATQGSLDQSLGRTAKQSRKRGQAESAES; encoded by the coding sequence ATGGACACGGTTTCGAAGCCCAGTGAAGAGCGGTTGGATCGGACTGCGCTCGCCGCATTGTACGAGGAGACGTTCCGGAACTTCGAGGAAGGCACCATCATCGAAGGGCGGGTCGTGGCGATCAGCAAAGATAAGGTCGTGGTCGACATCGGGTACAAATCGGAAGGCATGATCCCCACCGACCAGTTTTCCAGCGAGGAACTGGCGACCCTGAAAGTCGGCGACCGGCTGCAGGTCTATATCGAGGAGCGCGAAGACGCCGAAGGAAATCTGGTTCTTTCCAAAGAAAAAGCGGACAAGATGAAAATTTGGGAAGAACTGGAACGGCTCTATAAGGAAGAAAAGAGCGTCGAGGGAAAGATCATTTCGCGGATCAAGGGCGGCATGATGGTCGACATCGGCGTCAAGGCGTTCCTGCCCGGCTCGCAGATCGACCTCCATCCGGTGCGTGACTTGGATTCCCTCATCGGGAAGACCTTCCCCCTGAAGATCATCAAAATCAATCACCGGCGCGGGAATGTGGTCGTCTCGCGACGCGTCCTCCTGGAAGAAACGCGGGACAAGAAACGGCAGACCACGCTGTCCACCTTGAAGGAAGGACAACTGATCCAGGGCACGGTCAAAAACATCACCGACTACGGGGCATTCATCGACCTGGGCGGCATCGATGGGTTGCTGCACATTACCGATATGTCATGGGGAAGGGTCGGCCATCCTTCCGAACTCTTCGTCGTCGGCGACAAGGTCGAAGTGACTGTGTTGAAATACGATCGTGAGACCGGACGCATTTCGCTCGGCCTGAAACAGAAATCGGCCGATCCCTGGACCAACGTGGCGGCGAAGTATCCGGTCGGTTCGCGCGTGCGCGGGAAGGTCGTCAGCCTGACGGACTACGGCGCGTTCGTGGAGCTGGAACCGGGCGTGGAGGGCTTGGTGCATGTCTCCGAGATGTCCTGGACGCACGAAGTTCGGCATCCCTCGCGTGTCGTCTCGGTGGGAGACCAGGTCGAAGCGGCCGTGCTCAATGTCGATCCTGCCAACCGCAAGATCTCTCTGGGGATGAAACAGACGGCGCCCAATCCCTGGGACATGGTCGAGGCCAAATATCCTCCGGGCACCCGGATCGAAGGCAAGGTGAAGAGCTTGACCGACTTCGGGGCCTTCATCGGGCTGGAGGAAGGCATCGACGGGCTGATCCACATTTCGGACATGTCCTGGACCAAGCACATCAAGCATCCCTCCGAGCTCTTCAAGAAAGGCCAGAAAGTCGAGGCGGTGGTGCTGAGGATCGACAAGGAAAAAGAGCGCCTTTCGCTCGGTTACAAGCAACTCACCCGAGACCCGTGGGAGCTCGACATTCCCGGTCGATACCGGGTCGGCGATTCCGCTACGGGGAAAGTCACCAAGGTCGCCGATTTCGGCATTTTCGTCGAGCTGGAGGGGGGCGTGGAAGGGCTCATCCATATCAGCGAGGCGGCGCTCGAGCCGCAGACGCGGTTGGAGGACAAATTCAAACTGCAGGATGAGATAACGGCCAAGATCATCAAAGTGGATCGGGACGAGCGGAAGATTGCGCTGAGCCTGCGGGATCACCAACTGGACACCGAACGGAAACAGGTGGACGAGTTCCACGCGACGCAGGGCTCGCTCGACCAGAGCCTGGGCCGGACGGCGAAACAAAGCCGGAAGCGAGGGCAGGCCGAATCCGCTGAAAGTTGA